In the genome of Corythoichthys intestinalis isolate RoL2023-P3 chromosome 19, ASM3026506v1, whole genome shotgun sequence, one region contains:
- the LOC130907334 gene encoding 12-(S)-hydroxy-5,8,10,14-eicosatetraenoic acid receptor-like: MRGPNVSDMGKSVDHCNVSNAVTYDVLSGVVIGQFVLGLPLNLSVLYVFIFKFKFWKNRSVFLFNIVVADFLLVACLPSKAYSYTLGQRRNPNYSLCKAMHFMLFLNRGASIAFLVTLSLDRYFNVVHLGRRNFVKVLKKSPEISVVIWLLLLPLAIPATLHSFECCNSLGRNSTFHQTLTDIFRETVFFSQIIPPFIILLYCTVRIVHRLRKKTVGEKAKLRRAMYVVAWVVVIFSVCFLPSTVARAALLVVRLKKWEEVEEVVVQFYDALMVLSYTDCLLDPLVYCFCYSGFKDAYLDTFCPSFLYKRLRKEGTPSSSNMTTSKSRSTSLPMIEKLQV; the protein is encoded by the exons ATGAGAGGACCCAACGTATCGGACATGGGCAAAAGTGTGGACCACTGCAACGTGAGCAACGCCGTGACATACGACGTACTCTCGGGGGTCGTCATTGGACAGTTTGTCCTCGGTCTGCCTCTTAACCTGTCCGTCCTCTACGTTTTTATCTTCAA GTTCAAATTCTGGAAAAACAGGAGTGTCTTCCTGTTCAATATCGTGGTCGCCGACTTCCTACTGGTGGCTTGTCTTCCCTCCAAGGCCTACAGCTACACACTGGGCCAACGCCGCAATCCTAACTACAGCCTGTGTAAGGCCATGCACTTCATGCTCTTCCTCAACCGCGGGGCTAGCATTGCCTTCTTAGTCACCCTGTCCCTGGACCGCTACTTTAACGTGGTGCACCTCGGACGGAGGAACTTCGTCAAG GTACTGAAGAAATCTCCGGAAATCTCGGtggtgatttggcttctcctgcTGCCACTCGCCATCCCGGCCACGCTCCACTCCTTCGAGTGCTGCAACAGCCTCGGACGCAACAGCACCTTCCACCAGACCCTCACCGACATCTTCAGAGAG ACGGTGTTCTTCTCACAAATCATCCCCCCTTTCATCATCCTGCTCTACTGCACGGTGCGCATCGTCCATCGGCTGAGGAAGAAGACCGTTGGAGAGAAGGCCAAACTGCGGCGGGCCATGTACGTGGTAGCGTGGGTCGTGGTCATCTTTTCCGTCTGCTTCCTACCGAGCACCGTCGCCCGGGCGGCGTTGCTGGTTGTGCGCCTCAAAAAGTGGGAGGAAGTCGAGGAGGTGGTGGTCCAGTTCTACGACGCTCTCATGGTGCTGTCCTACACGGACTGCCTGCTGGACCCCTTGGTCTACTGTTTCTGCTACTCGGGCTTCAAGGACGCCTACTTGGACACCTTCTGTCCGTCTTTCTTATACAAGAGGCTGCGCAAAGAAGGGACCCCGTCGTCGTCGAATATGACGACTTCAAAGTCGCGCAGCACTTCTTTGCCGATGATTGAGAAATTACAAGTATAa